In a single window of the Ferviditalea candida genome:
- the rsmH gene encoding 16S rRNA (cytosine(1402)-N(4))-methyltransferase RsmH has protein sequence MFHHITVLLNEAIDGLNIRNDGIYVDCTLGGAGHSRQIASKLSSGGWLIGIDQDDKALKHAEQMLDSFNGKIDLVKSNFRHLEEVLKDAGVPQSEGVPQVDGILFDLGVSSPQLDEAERGFSYNQDAELDMRMDRSNPLTAFQIVNEWPDDKIADILHHYGEEKFARRIAKHIVLSRDRKPIKSTGQLSEIIKEAIPAAARRTGPHPAKRSFQAIRIAVNDELGALEEALEQAVRCTAPGGRIAVITFHSLEDRICKQTFAKYVEKCTCPPDFPICVCPQKGMLKLINRKPIVPGPRELEANPRARSAKLRIVEKL, from the coding sequence TTGTTCCATCACATTACGGTGCTCTTAAATGAAGCAATAGACGGACTGAATATCAGAAATGATGGAATCTATGTGGACTGCACCCTCGGCGGGGCCGGCCACAGCCGGCAAATTGCCTCCAAACTGTCGTCAGGGGGATGGCTGATCGGCATTGATCAGGACGATAAAGCGTTGAAGCATGCCGAACAAATGCTGGATTCGTTCAACGGCAAAATCGATTTGGTCAAAAGCAATTTCCGCCATCTTGAAGAAGTGTTGAAAGACGCCGGGGTCCCGCAATCGGAGGGCGTGCCGCAGGTGGACGGCATTCTGTTCGACCTGGGCGTATCCTCCCCGCAGCTGGACGAAGCGGAGAGAGGCTTCAGCTATAACCAGGATGCGGAACTGGACATGCGGATGGACAGATCCAACCCGTTGACGGCTTTCCAAATTGTCAATGAGTGGCCGGATGACAAAATCGCCGATATTCTTCATCATTACGGCGAGGAGAAATTCGCCAGACGCATTGCCAAACATATTGTGCTCTCCAGGGACCGCAAGCCGATCAAATCGACCGGACAGCTCTCGGAAATCATCAAGGAGGCTATACCGGCCGCCGCCAGAAGAACCGGGCCGCACCCGGCCAAAAGAAGCTTTCAGGCGATCCGGATTGCGGTCAACGATGAATTGGGCGCTCTGGAAGAAGCGCTTGAACAAGCGGTGCGGTGCACTGCCCCCGGAGGACGGATCGCGGTGATCACGTTTCACTCGCTTGAGGACAGAATCTGCAAGCAAACTTTTGCGAAATATGTTGAAAAATGCACTTGTCCTCCGGATTTTCCGATCTGTGTTTGTCCCCAAAAAGGGATGCTCAAACTGATCAACAGAAAACCGATCGTGCCCGGTCCGCGGGAATTGGAAGCAAACCCGAGAGCCAGATCGGCCAAGCTGAGAATTGTCGAAAAACTGTAA
- a CDS encoding DUF4349 domain-containing protein — protein sequence MKIPANGFFSFIQELEKLKPISLQRSMQGQDVTEEYVDLFSRLKAKQVVEARLIAFMEKATKADDLVKFSDQLGKVQVEIEQLKGRMRYIDQSVACSTIELRLYQRLKDQSAALNSKEDSSLMQRAWDAMKSGGRFVYELVAGLVVVVVEDPLV from the coding sequence CTGAAAATTCCCGCCAACGGCTTTTTCTCATTTATCCAAGAGCTGGAGAAGCTGAAGCCGATTTCGCTGCAGCGCAGCATGCAGGGACAAGATGTGACCGAAGAATATGTGGATTTGTTCTCGCGCTTGAAAGCGAAGCAAGTGGTGGAAGCCAGGCTCATCGCTTTCATGGAAAAAGCGACAAAGGCGGATGACCTTGTCAAATTTTCCGATCAATTGGGAAAAGTGCAGGTGGAGATCGAACAACTCAAGGGTCGGATGCGATATATCGACCAAAGCGTAGCCTGCTCTACCATTGAGCTTCGCCTCTATCAGCGGCTGAAGGATCAATCGGCGGCATTGAATTCGAAGGAGGACTCTTCCCTCATGCAGCGCGCTTGGGATGCCATGAAGTCGGGCGGACGTTTTGTCTATGAACTTGTGGCGGGGCTGGTCGTCGTTGTAGTCGAAGATCCTCTGGTTTAA
- a CDS encoding penicillin-binding transpeptidase domain-containing protein, translating to MKRVRARSLVIGGFFTLFFIILIMKLYWLQVVEASWLLDKAERNWQTNEILQPKRGTILDRNGKIMAQDAEAFTVALSPKTIHEQNRVEELVDGLASLLKMDNADGRAKLYALATKKREDGSFQPQVEVRNEGWKIDSDAADKIKAWINKSGLEGIYLISQQKRYYPANEMASHVLGYTNKEGQAVMGLEWQYDKILRGTPGSISYEKDLRGNVLPDAKVKYKPAEDGKTLQLTIDVNIQHFVEDALRKTYDQYKPKAAIAVAVDPMTLEVLGMANFPDFNPNRYWEIDSTQDFINHSIVSQYEPGSTFKIVTLAGAVQEGLFHPGETYQSGTIRVPGAVIHDHNNVGWGKITYLEGLKRSSNVAFVKLGYEGLGEQKLRDYIMKFGFGANTGIDLPGEVPGVIDFKWPAEVATATFGQGKVAVTAIQQLAAVSAIANGGKLMWPHLVKEIINPADNTPIQKIEPKVVRRVISPEIAHKVGSYLEQVVSDQAIGTGRRAYIDGYTVAGKTGTSQKVVEGGYSNKRYIVSFIGYAPVENPRIAVVVIVDDPDLGGDYRGGGEVAAPVFREIVLNTLRYLGVPSKNQANAMSQPVAFGKSVKVPELVGQSVDQASGLIHNAGMEDEAFGNGRTVVKQFPEQGTEMASGQRIYVLTEQPNKVPFPYLKGSSLRDAMAICSLFDADCAVSGAGYVSDQQISMKEGKVTVHLDLQPWDGQIQQNSGNSGGADSTAADRNSQDVSGLSAGSGPDAKPGQDHKKRNPG from the coding sequence ATGAAAAGGGTTAGAGCAAGATCTTTGGTTATTGGGGGCTTCTTTACCCTTTTTTTTATTATTTTGATCATGAAGCTGTATTGGCTGCAGGTCGTCGAGGCTTCATGGCTGCTGGATAAAGCCGAAAGAAACTGGCAGACCAACGAGATTCTTCAGCCTAAGCGGGGAACCATTCTCGACAGAAACGGCAAAATTATGGCGCAGGATGCGGAAGCATTCACAGTAGCCTTGAGTCCCAAAACGATTCATGAGCAAAATCGGGTAGAGGAGCTGGTTGACGGTTTGGCCTCTCTTCTCAAAATGGACAACGCCGACGGACGGGCCAAGCTGTATGCGCTGGCTACAAAAAAAAGGGAGGACGGAAGCTTTCAGCCTCAAGTGGAAGTACGGAATGAAGGCTGGAAGATCGATAGCGACGCGGCAGACAAAATCAAGGCTTGGATCAATAAAAGCGGGCTGGAGGGCATCTACCTGATCTCTCAGCAAAAGCGTTATTATCCGGCGAATGAAATGGCTTCCCATGTGCTTGGTTATACCAACAAAGAAGGGCAAGCCGTAATGGGGCTCGAATGGCAATACGATAAAATCCTGCGGGGCACTCCGGGTTCCATCAGCTATGAGAAAGATTTGCGCGGCAATGTGCTTCCCGATGCGAAAGTGAAATACAAGCCTGCAGAGGACGGAAAAACTCTGCAGCTGACCATCGACGTGAACATTCAGCATTTTGTGGAGGATGCGCTGCGCAAAACTTATGACCAGTACAAACCGAAGGCGGCAATTGCGGTCGCGGTTGACCCGATGACGCTGGAGGTGCTTGGCATGGCCAATTTCCCGGATTTCAATCCGAACCGCTATTGGGAAATTGACAGCACACAGGATTTTATCAACCATTCGATCGTTTCCCAATACGAGCCCGGGTCTACCTTCAAGATCGTGACGCTCGCTGGGGCTGTGCAGGAAGGCTTGTTTCATCCGGGTGAAACGTATCAATCGGGGACTATTCGAGTTCCCGGGGCGGTTATCCACGACCATAATAATGTAGGATGGGGGAAAATTACTTACCTGGAAGGATTGAAGCGTTCGAGCAACGTTGCGTTTGTCAAGCTGGGCTACGAAGGCTTGGGGGAACAAAAGCTCAGGGATTATATCATGAAGTTCGGTTTTGGCGCCAATACGGGTATCGATCTTCCCGGCGAAGTGCCGGGAGTCATCGATTTCAAATGGCCGGCGGAAGTGGCTACCGCAACGTTCGGACAGGGTAAAGTTGCCGTAACCGCGATTCAGCAGCTCGCCGCCGTTTCCGCAATCGCCAACGGCGGAAAGCTGATGTGGCCCCATCTGGTGAAGGAGATCATCAATCCGGCAGACAATACTCCAATTCAGAAAATTGAACCCAAAGTGGTTCGCCGGGTGATTTCCCCGGAAATTGCGCATAAAGTCGGTTCCTATCTGGAGCAGGTCGTATCCGACCAGGCGATCGGAACCGGTCGAAGGGCCTATATAGACGGCTACACCGTCGCCGGGAAAACGGGGACATCGCAGAAGGTGGTTGAAGGAGGATATTCCAATAAGCGATACATTGTCTCGTTTATCGGATATGCCCCCGTAGAAAACCCGCGGATTGCCGTAGTCGTTATCGTGGACGATCCGGATTTGGGAGGGGATTATCGCGGAGGAGGAGAAGTGGCTGCACCGGTTTTCCGGGAAATCGTGTTGAATACTCTCCGATACCTCGGGGTTCCTTCCAAAAACCAAGCCAATGCGATGAGCCAACCGGTCGCCTTCGGAAAAAGCGTCAAAGTGCCGGAGCTTGTCGGACAGTCTGTTGACCAGGCGTCCGGATTGATTCATAATGCGGGGATGGAGGATGAGGCGTTTGGAAATGGGCGCACTGTCGTGAAACAATTCCCCGAACAAGGTACGGAAATGGCGTCGGGGCAACGAATCTATGTATTGACGGAGCAGCCGAATAAAGTTCCGTTCCCGTATCTCAAAGGCTCATCCTTACGCGATGCGATGGCAATTTGTTCGTTGTTTGATGCCGATTGCGCGGTTTCCGGCGCGGGATACGTCAGCGATCAGCAGATTAGCATGAAAGAAGGCAAGGTGACCGTCCATCTCGATCTTCAGCCGTGGGACGGGCAAATCCAACAGAACTCCGGAAACAGCGGAGGAGCAGATTCAACCGCAGCGGACCGGAATTCCCAAGACGTCAGCGGTTTGTCAGCCGGCTCAGGGCCGGACGCCAAACCCGGCCAGGATCACAAGAAAAGAAACCCCGGCTAG
- the ftsL gene encoding cell division protein FtsL, with the protein MAAYIHGNLAVEERTGKKVRVREKRSVVYRSKALPLQEKLLYLLTMVVCVVLAGLIIWRYAQIYEVNTKIQKIENQIETLQNENKKLKLEVNRLQDPKRLIEKAKELGLRPSNENEIKGISDSNIAEINKKVAFNR; encoded by the coding sequence ATGGCCGCATACATACACGGAAATTTGGCTGTTGAAGAAAGAACGGGAAAGAAAGTAAGAGTTAGAGAAAAAAGAAGCGTTGTCTATCGCTCCAAAGCGTTGCCTTTGCAGGAAAAGCTGCTGTATTTGCTGACCATGGTGGTTTGTGTGGTTTTGGCAGGCCTGATTATTTGGCGTTATGCGCAAATCTATGAAGTGAATACGAAAATTCAGAAGATCGAGAATCAAATTGAGACGCTGCAGAATGAAAACAAGAAATTAAAGCTGGAAGTAAACCGGCTTCAGGATCCGAAACGGCTGATCGAAAAAGCTAAAGAACTCGGGCTGCGGCCGTCCAACGAAAATGAAATCAAGGGAATTTCCGATTCGAACATTGCTGAGATAAACAAAAAAGTGGCATTCAATCGATAA
- a CDS encoding stage V sporulation protein D, translating into MRASNTTVRRRLFLILIGGTLIFAALILRLGYVQLWMGPDLAQKAEDSWRRNIPFAGKRGEILDRNGVELAYNISSPTVMVIPAQVSDPRMTANRLAGALNMSEQNVYAMVTRKQLIVRIQPGGRKITQEKARQIREMNLPGVVVAEDNKRYYPFGNLAAHVLGFTGIDNQGLTGVELTYDKLLQGIPGSISFLADAKGRQMPNSSDNYVPPKDGLNLQLTIDKQIQSIMERELDQAMVQFQPNHVLGIAMDPNTGEILAMAGRPTFDPGHYAEYPSEVYNRDLPIWMTYEPGSTFKIITLAAALEEKKVDLLHDHYYDSGAIEVAGSTLHCWKRGGHGSETFLDVVENSCNPGFVVLGQRLGKEKLFDYIRSFGFGQKTGIDLRGEENGILFKPSRVGPVELATTAFGQGVSVTPIQQITAVSAAINGGYLYRPHVAKAWVQPETGEVIETILPQMERQVISEKTSEQVRFALESVVAKGTGRNAFIDGYRVGGKTGTAQKVVNGRYSPNEHIVSFIGFAPADHPKLVVYVAVDNPQGIQFGGLIAAPIVKNIMGDALRYMGVEPRKDQINRDYKYGDIPLVEVPDLTGMTVSDIYEDMNSNFQLAKSGSGNIVVSQMPKPGVKVERGSTIRIFLADKPSDE; encoded by the coding sequence TTGAGAGCTTCGAATACCACTGTTCGACGGAGGCTATTCCTGATACTCATCGGGGGCACGCTTATTTTTGCCGCGTTGATTTTGCGGCTGGGCTATGTACAATTGTGGATGGGGCCGGATTTGGCGCAAAAGGCGGAGGATTCCTGGCGGCGAAACATTCCGTTTGCGGGAAAACGCGGAGAAATCTTGGACCGCAATGGGGTGGAGCTGGCATACAATATCAGCTCGCCCACCGTTATGGTGATTCCCGCACAGGTCTCGGATCCGCGGATGACAGCCAATCGGTTGGCAGGCGCTCTGAATATGTCGGAACAGAATGTATATGCCATGGTAACGCGCAAACAGCTGATCGTGCGAATTCAGCCCGGCGGCAGAAAAATCACTCAGGAGAAAGCCCGGCAAATCAGGGAAATGAACCTCCCGGGAGTTGTTGTGGCAGAGGATAACAAGCGCTACTACCCCTTTGGGAATCTTGCGGCTCACGTTCTCGGATTTACCGGAATCGACAATCAGGGCTTGACCGGAGTGGAGTTAACCTACGATAAACTGCTGCAGGGAATTCCGGGCAGCATTTCATTTTTGGCGGATGCCAAAGGCAGGCAGATGCCGAATTCTTCGGATAACTATGTGCCTCCGAAAGACGGTCTCAATCTGCAGTTGACCATCGACAAACAGATCCAGTCTATTATGGAAAGAGAACTGGATCAAGCCATGGTCCAGTTTCAACCCAACCATGTTCTGGGCATCGCAATGGACCCGAACACGGGCGAAATTCTGGCGATGGCCGGCAGGCCGACCTTCGATCCGGGGCATTATGCGGAATATCCTTCTGAAGTGTACAATCGCGATTTGCCCATCTGGATGACTTATGAACCGGGCTCCACGTTCAAAATCATAACATTGGCGGCGGCGCTTGAAGAAAAAAAGGTCGACCTGCTTCATGATCACTACTACGACAGCGGGGCCATCGAGGTGGCGGGCTCGACGCTTCATTGCTGGAAGCGGGGAGGACACGGATCCGAAACGTTCTTGGATGTGGTGGAGAATTCCTGCAACCCGGGTTTTGTCGTGCTCGGCCAGCGGCTCGGCAAAGAAAAGCTGTTCGATTACATCCGCAGCTTCGGATTCGGTCAAAAAACGGGCATCGATCTTCGCGGGGAGGAGAACGGCATATTATTCAAACCTTCCCGGGTCGGCCCCGTCGAATTGGCCACGACCGCTTTCGGCCAAGGCGTTTCAGTGACGCCCATTCAGCAGATTACTGCCGTCAGCGCGGCCATCAACGGAGGATACCTGTACCGGCCGCACGTTGCCAAGGCGTGGGTACAGCCGGAAACAGGGGAGGTCATCGAAACGATTCTGCCTCAAATGGAAAGGCAGGTCATCTCCGAAAAGACCTCCGAGCAGGTCAGATTTGCGCTGGAAAGCGTTGTGGCCAAGGGAACCGGACGAAACGCCTTCATTGACGGATACCGTGTCGGCGGCAAAACCGGAACGGCGCAGAAAGTTGTCAACGGCAGATACTCGCCGAATGAGCATATTGTTTCTTTTATCGGGTTTGCCCCCGCCGATCATCCTAAGCTCGTCGTTTATGTCGCGGTTGACAATCCGCAGGGCATCCAGTTCGGAGGTCTGATTGCGGCGCCAATCGTCAAGAATATTATGGGGGACGCATTAAGGTATATGGGAGTGGAACCGAGGAAGGATCAGATTAATCGCGACTATAAATACGGAGACATTCCGCTTGTGGAAGTGCCGGATCTGACCGGGATGACCGTCAGCGACATTTACGAGGATATGAATTCGAATTTTCAACTAGCCAAATCCGGCAGCGGAAATATTGTCGTCAGCCAGATGCCCAAACCCGGCGTTAAGGTGGAACGCGGTTCGACGATTCGCATTTTTTTGGCCGATAAGCCATCGGATGAGTGA
- a CDS encoding DUF4349 domain-containing protein produces the protein MNEKRDRANEGFYLDKNLGTNRILGSNKGLALAALAVVMLLIAALSAGCSSSKQPESASVRTEPAVDGQFTQNSGAASFGSADVGKMPALTSESKADTSIASSDNASSAAAAPNEGKRAASTNSAAGTGEAADGFAETPGEGGGGFALADGSKLSPEALERKLIYHANMTMEVKDYARTQSEIRDMATLAGGYVLQFGDNQSMHELGEPLR, from the coding sequence ATGAACGAGAAGCGGGATCGGGCGAACGAAGGCTTTTACCTTGACAAGAACTTAGGAACGAACAGAATCTTAGGCAGTAACAAAGGCTTGGCATTAGCCGCGCTGGCGGTCGTCATGCTGTTGATTGCGGCTCTGTCCGCCGGTTGCTCGAGTTCAAAGCAGCCGGAGTCGGCGAGCGTACGAACTGAGCCGGCGGTCGACGGACAATTCACGCAGAATTCCGGTGCGGCGTCCTTTGGAAGCGCCGACGTCGGCAAAATGCCGGCACTCACCTCCGAGTCGAAGGCAGACACAAGCATTGCGAGCTCAGACAATGCAAGCTCAGCTGCCGCTGCTCCGAATGAGGGGAAGAGAGCGGCATCGACAAATTCGGCTGCGGGGACAGGGGAGGCTGCCGATGGATTCGCAGAAACGCCCGGAGAGGGCGGGGGAGGCTTCGCTTTGGCCGACGGAAGCAAGCTGAGTCCGGAGGCGCTTGAACGCAAGCTGATCTATCATGCCAACATGACGATGGAAGTGAAAGATTACGCCCGGACACAGTCTGAAATCCGGGATATGGCGACGCTAGCCGGAGGCTATGTGCTGCAATTCGGCGACAATCAGTCGATGCATGAGCTGGGGGAACCTTTACGCTGA
- the mraZ gene encoding division/cell wall cluster transcriptional repressor MraZ, which yields MFMGEYQHSIDEKGRLIIPAKFRDSLGQSFIVTRGLDNCLFVYPNKEWSVLEQKLKALPLMKSDARAFTRFFFSGATECELDKQGRVNIPNNLIEHAKLDKDCIVIGVSSRVEIWSKAIWNDYAQQSEDSFNEIAEKLVDFDFNF from the coding sequence ATGTTTATGGGGGAATACCAGCACAGCATAGACGAAAAAGGCCGTCTGATCATTCCGGCCAAGTTTCGCGATTCCCTCGGTCAGTCCTTCATTGTAACGCGCGGTTTGGACAACTGCTTGTTTGTATACCCCAATAAAGAATGGTCCGTGCTCGAGCAAAAGCTAAAGGCTCTTCCGCTGATGAAATCCGACGCCCGGGCGTTTACCCGGTTTTTCTTCTCGGGAGCGACGGAATGCGAATTGGATAAACAGGGAAGAGTAAACATACCCAATAACTTGATTGAACATGCCAAATTGGATAAGGATTGCATCGTCATCGGCGTATCGAGCCGAGTGGAGATTTGGAGCAAAGCCATCTGGAATGACTATGCGCAGCAATCGGAGGATTCCTTTAACGAAATTGCGGAAAAATTAGTTGATTTTGATTTCAATTTCTAA